CCTACACCTGGCTCAATGCGCGTGGCGACGGCGGGAATGTCGTTGGCGTCAACAACAACACGGATTTCCTGCGTTCCGTCACCTCCGGGACGGTGTATGGCAGCGCGGAACCGATTCACCGCGGGCGGCGTCAGCAGCTGTGGCTGGTCACGATCACCGACGATGACCACCGGGTGATCGCCCGGGGCCAGGTGCGGCTGCAGAACCTCGAGGCGTGAGCCGGGCCAGGCCTGTCGATACCAAAACTGGTGTGGCGCAGCGATTTCCACCGTGCGGACAATAATAGCTGGCCGCGGCCCAAAGTCAGGCCCAAACCTTCTTGAGCGCCGACCGCGCCAAAACTCCCAGCAAATTCTCAGCAGCTGACCAGCAGTTACAGAGGCTCGATTCGACGCGGTGCCGATT
The nucleotide sequence above comes from Mycobacterium malmoense. Encoded proteins:
- a CDS encoding PaaI family thioesterase → MSPPPDAILPQNFTAPFDDELGLHYTELSPDGARAQLQVGPKLLQPMGLVHGGVYCSMVESMASVAAYTWLNARGDGGNVVGVNNNTDFLRSVTSGTVYGSAEPIHRGRRQQLWLVTITDDDHRVIARGQVRLQNLEA